The following coding sequences lie in one Takifugu rubripes chromosome 8, fTakRub1.2, whole genome shotgun sequence genomic window:
- the LOC101070975 gene encoding calpain-5 isoform X2, whose translation MPEPVHSFQGQKFHKLRRACLHRGVLFKDPLFPPSAQSLFYKRQPPPGLTWKRPKEICKDPRLFVDGISTRDLHQGSLGNCWMVAAISCLASEPSLWKKVIPDHAEQEWNPKHPDLYAGIFHFRFWRLGRWTDVVVDDRLPVSGDGLLLFCRSATPREFWSALLEKAYAKLNGCYEALEGGNTTEALIDFTGGVSEPLSLDREALRLRSDERRTLFQTLAKAHERKALITCSIRPAEGETVESVLDCGLVRGHAYGITAVKKVRLGDRLVQKEGVARLFMLRMRNPWGTADWTGAWSQGSQEWQQMSRADREKAGLVVRDVGEFWMDFQDFCHYFTDVVVCRLVERFLLWPSSHWREEHLYGEWASAPSFQGGSQDRTTKQAGGCEAEVDKRSRCGGCINHRDTFLHNPQFTFEVGGREEEVLICLQQEDRRIRRKHGGGENLPIGFEVEVNRSSRVQRVEEKAASSVYMDSRTVTVRATLAPGRYVILPTTFLPGVAGRFLLRVFCHAHVRLRELREELPQPPLFQCLLPQPTVVTTVHLLRASGLNTPKQTAPDLYAVVRCENQAVRSQVLRAQGNPEFNLRAIFYRRYPDTHITIQVWGRGLFWDSLLGRAQLHTVEPETGRGRAIDLRGGRTRTGHRGIVYVETSSSICLTDL comes from the exons ATGCCAGAACCCGTCCACAGTTTCCAGGGTCAAAAGTTCCACAAGCTGAGGCGGGCCTGCCTGCATCGAGGCGTTCTCTTCAAGGACCCCCTGTTCCCCCCGTCGGCCCAGTCGCTCTTCTATAAAAGGCAGCCGCCGCCGGGACTGACCTGGAAGAGGCCGAAG gagataTGTAAGGACCCCCGCTTGTTTGTGGACGGCATCAGCACTCGTGACCTGCACCAGGGCAGCCTGGGCAACTGCTGGATGGTCGCCGCCATCTCCTGCCTGGCGTCGGAGCCGTCGCTCTGGAAGAAG GTTATCCCGGACCACGCGGAGCAAGAATGGAATCCGAAGCATCCAGACCTGTACGCGGGTATTTTTCATTTCCGGTTCTGGCGACTCGGCCGGTGGACGGACGTGGTTGTGGACGACCGTCTGCCGGTGAGCGGAGACGggttgctgctcttctgccgCTCCGCTACGCCGCGGGAGTTTTGGAGCGCCCTTTTAGAGAAAGCCTACGCCAA GCTAAACGGTTGCTATGAGGCGTTGGAGGGCGGGAACACCACAGAGGCTCTGATTGACTTCACCGGTGGGGTTTCGGAGCCCCTCAGTCTGGACCGCGAGGCTCTCCGCCTGCGGAGCGACGAGAGGCGGACGCTCTTCCAGACGTTGGCTAAAGCGCACGAACGCAAAGCGCTCATCACCTGCTCCATTCGG ccagcagagggcgagACGGTGGAGTCGGTGCTGGACTGCGGTCTTGTGCGAGGACACGCCTACGGGATCACGGCGGTGAAGAAGGTGCGGCTGGGGGACCGGCTGGTGCAGAAGGAGGGGGTGGCACGGCTCTTTATGCTGCGCATGAGGAACCCGTGGGGGACGGCGGACTGGACCGGTGCCTGGAGTCAGGG GTCACAGGAGTGGCAGCAGATGAGCCgtgcagacagagagaaggcGGGCCTCGTTGTCCGCGATGTCGGGGAGTTCTG GATGGACTTCCAGGATTTCTGTCACTATTTCACGGACGTGGTGGTGTGTCGCCTCGTGGAGAGGTTTCTCCTGTGGCCCAGCTCTCATTGGCGGGAGGAGCACCTCTATGGGGAGTGGGCCTCAGCTCCATCATTCCAAGGAGGAAGTCAGGATAGGACGACCAAGCAGGCGGGAGGATGTGAAGCAGAGGTGGACAAGAGGAGCAGATGTGGAGGATGCATCAACCACAGGGACACGTTTCTGCACAATCCCCAG TTCACGTTTGAGgtgggaggcagagaggaggaggtgctgatctgcctgcagcaggaggacaggaggatacGCAGGAAacacggaggaggagagaaccTCCCCATCGGCTTCGAG GTGGAGGTGAACCGGTCCAGCCGGGTGCAGCGTGTAGAGGAAAAGGCGGCCAGCTCAGTCTACATGGACTCCCGTACCGTGACTGTGAGGGCCACTCTGGCTCCCGGACGCTACGTGATCCTGCCCACCACCTTTCTGCCAGGGGTCGCTGGACGCTTTCTCTTGCGCGTCTTCTGCCACGCCCACGTCCGGCTAAG GGAACTGAGAGAGGAGCTGCCTCAGCCGCCATTGTTTCAGTGCCTTCTACCTCAACCCACTGTGGTGACCACGGTCCACCTGCTCCGGGCGTCGGGGCTCAACACTCCGAAACAAACAG CTCCAGATCTTTATGCTGTGGTGCGCTGCGAGAACCAAGCTGTCCGATCACAGGTCCTCAGAGCTCAGGGAAACCCCGAATTCAACCTCAGAGCCATTTTTTACCGGAGATACCCGGACACCCACATCACCATCCAG gtgTGGGGCAGAGGCCTGTTCTGGGACTCGCTCCTCGGCAGGGCTCAGCTCCATACCGTGGAGCCGGAGACGGGCCGCGGCCGCGCGATCGACCTACGAGGTGGGCGCACCCGGACGGGTCACCGGGGGATTGTTTACGTGGAGACCTCGTCCAGCATCTGCCTCACGGACCTGTGA
- the LOC101070975 gene encoding calpain-5 isoform X1, with protein sequence MPEPVHSFQGQKFHKLRRACLHRGVLFKDPLFPPSAQSLFYKRQPPPGLTWKRPKEICKDPRLFVDGISTRDLHQGSLGNCWMVAAISCLASEPSLWKKVIPDHAEQEWNPKHPDLYAGIFHFRFWRLGRWTDVVVDDRLPVSGDGLLLFCRSATPREFWSALLEKAYAKLNGCYEALEGGNTTEALIDFTGGVSEPLSLDREALRLRSDERRTLFQTLAKAHERKALITCSIRPAEGETVESVLDCGLVRGHAYGITAVKKVRLGDRLVQKEGVARLFMLRMRNPWGTADWTGAWSQGSQEWQQMSRADREKAGLVVRDVGEFWMDFQDFCHYFTDVVVCRLVERFLLWPSSHWREEHLYGEWASAPSFQGGSQDRTTKQAGGCEAEVDKRSRCGGCINHRDTFLHNPQFTFEVGGREEEVLICLQQEDRRIRRKHGGGENLPIGFEVLKVEVNRSSRVQRVEEKAASSVYMDSRTVTVRATLAPGRYVILPTTFLPGVAGRFLLRVFCHAHVRLRELREELPQPPLFQCLLPQPTVVTTVHLLRASGLNTPKQTAPDLYAVVRCENQAVRSQVLRAQGNPEFNLRAIFYRRYPDTHITIQVWGRGLFWDSLLGRAQLHTVEPETGRGRAIDLRGGRTRTGHRGIVYVETSSSICLTDL encoded by the exons ATGCCAGAACCCGTCCACAGTTTCCAGGGTCAAAAGTTCCACAAGCTGAGGCGGGCCTGCCTGCATCGAGGCGTTCTCTTCAAGGACCCCCTGTTCCCCCCGTCGGCCCAGTCGCTCTTCTATAAAAGGCAGCCGCCGCCGGGACTGACCTGGAAGAGGCCGAAG gagataTGTAAGGACCCCCGCTTGTTTGTGGACGGCATCAGCACTCGTGACCTGCACCAGGGCAGCCTGGGCAACTGCTGGATGGTCGCCGCCATCTCCTGCCTGGCGTCGGAGCCGTCGCTCTGGAAGAAG GTTATCCCGGACCACGCGGAGCAAGAATGGAATCCGAAGCATCCAGACCTGTACGCGGGTATTTTTCATTTCCGGTTCTGGCGACTCGGCCGGTGGACGGACGTGGTTGTGGACGACCGTCTGCCGGTGAGCGGAGACGggttgctgctcttctgccgCTCCGCTACGCCGCGGGAGTTTTGGAGCGCCCTTTTAGAGAAAGCCTACGCCAA GCTAAACGGTTGCTATGAGGCGTTGGAGGGCGGGAACACCACAGAGGCTCTGATTGACTTCACCGGTGGGGTTTCGGAGCCCCTCAGTCTGGACCGCGAGGCTCTCCGCCTGCGGAGCGACGAGAGGCGGACGCTCTTCCAGACGTTGGCTAAAGCGCACGAACGCAAAGCGCTCATCACCTGCTCCATTCGG ccagcagagggcgagACGGTGGAGTCGGTGCTGGACTGCGGTCTTGTGCGAGGACACGCCTACGGGATCACGGCGGTGAAGAAGGTGCGGCTGGGGGACCGGCTGGTGCAGAAGGAGGGGGTGGCACGGCTCTTTATGCTGCGCATGAGGAACCCGTGGGGGACGGCGGACTGGACCGGTGCCTGGAGTCAGGG GTCACAGGAGTGGCAGCAGATGAGCCgtgcagacagagagaaggcGGGCCTCGTTGTCCGCGATGTCGGGGAGTTCTG GATGGACTTCCAGGATTTCTGTCACTATTTCACGGACGTGGTGGTGTGTCGCCTCGTGGAGAGGTTTCTCCTGTGGCCCAGCTCTCATTGGCGGGAGGAGCACCTCTATGGGGAGTGGGCCTCAGCTCCATCATTCCAAGGAGGAAGTCAGGATAGGACGACCAAGCAGGCGGGAGGATGTGAAGCAGAGGTGGACAAGAGGAGCAGATGTGGAGGATGCATCAACCACAGGGACACGTTTCTGCACAATCCCCAG TTCACGTTTGAGgtgggaggcagagaggaggaggtgctgatctgcctgcagcaggaggacaggaggatacGCAGGAAacacggaggaggagagaaccTCCCCATCGGCTTCGAGGTGCTcaag GTGGAGGTGAACCGGTCCAGCCGGGTGCAGCGTGTAGAGGAAAAGGCGGCCAGCTCAGTCTACATGGACTCCCGTACCGTGACTGTGAGGGCCACTCTGGCTCCCGGACGCTACGTGATCCTGCCCACCACCTTTCTGCCAGGGGTCGCTGGACGCTTTCTCTTGCGCGTCTTCTGCCACGCCCACGTCCGGCTAAG GGAACTGAGAGAGGAGCTGCCTCAGCCGCCATTGTTTCAGTGCCTTCTACCTCAACCCACTGTGGTGACCACGGTCCACCTGCTCCGGGCGTCGGGGCTCAACACTCCGAAACAAACAG CTCCAGATCTTTATGCTGTGGTGCGCTGCGAGAACCAAGCTGTCCGATCACAGGTCCTCAGAGCTCAGGGAAACCCCGAATTCAACCTCAGAGCCATTTTTTACCGGAGATACCCGGACACCCACATCACCATCCAG gtgTGGGGCAGAGGCCTGTTCTGGGACTCGCTCCTCGGCAGGGCTCAGCTCCATACCGTGGAGCCGGAGACGGGCCGCGGCCGCGCGATCGACCTACGAGGTGGGCGCACCCGGACGGGTCACCGGGGGATTGTTTACGTGGAGACCTCGTCCAGCATCTGCCTCACGGACCTGTGA
- the cnpy4 gene encoding protein canopy 4 gives MDLTQLSMAVLFWVFAGAAAKDDERLPNRCEVCKFLTVELQDALEKTGRSKEVLEVGEVLDTGKRRRKIKYNTSETRLTEAVDDICQRVLQYNVHAERPGSLRYAKGASQTMTTLRNLVHKGVKVELGLPYELWDEPSLEVTHMKKQCETMLEQFEEVVEDWYFHHQDQRLENFLCQNHVLETSEQECLKEVWKGDVGSDGGAESGAPEGETAKAHDGGEL, from the exons ATGGACCTCACGCAACTGTCGATGGCGGTTTTATTTTGGGTCTTTGCTGGTGCCGCAGCGAAAGACGACGAACGGCTGCCGAACCGATGCGAAG TCTGTAAGTTTCTGACGGTCGAGCTGCAGGACGCCCTGGAAAAAACGGGTCGGTCCAAAGAGGTTCTGGAGGTGGGAGAAGTTCTGGATACAGGcaagagaagaaggaaaatcAAATACAACACGTC GGAAACCCGACTGACCGAAGCCGTGGACGACATCTGCCAGCGCGTCCTGCAGTACAACGTGCACGCCGAGCGGCCGGGCAGCCTCCGCTACGCCAAG GGGGCCAGTCAGACCATGACCACCCTGAGGAACCTGGTGCACAAAGGCGTGAAGGTGGAGCTGGGTCTGCCCTACGAGCTGTGGGACGAGCCGTCCCTGGAGGTGACGCACATGAAGAAGCAG TGCGAGACGATGCTGGAGCAGTTCGAGGAGGTTGTGGAGGACTGGTACTtccaccatcaggaccagcGGTTGGAGAACTTCCTGTGCCAGAATCACGTCCTGGAGACTTCGGAACAAG AGTGTCTGAAGGAGGTGTGGAAGGGAGACGTGGGGAGCGACGGAGGGGCTGAGAGTGGCGCCCCCGAGGGAGAGACGGCGAAGGCTCATGATGGCGGGGAGCTGTGA